A window of the Brassica napus cultivar Da-Ae chromosome C5, Da-Ae, whole genome shotgun sequence genome harbors these coding sequences:
- the LOC106401140 gene encoding protochlorophyllide reductase C, chloroplastic isoform X1, producing MALQAAYSLLPSTVSIRKEGKFSASLKETTLTGVSFSNHLKADKISTLLTFKEQRRQSPRFSTVTRAQTVATPPANEASPEQKKTQRKGTAVITGASSGLGLATAKALAETGEWHVVMACRNFLKAEKAAKSVGMSKEDYTVMHLDLASLESVKQFVDSFRRTERPLDVLVCNAAVYQPTAKEPSFTAEGFEISVGTNHLGHFLLSRLLLDDLKKSDYPSKRMIIVGSITGNTNTLAGNVPPKANLGDLRGLASGLNGQNSSMIDGGEYDGAKAYKDSKVCNMLTMQELHRRYHEETGVTFASLYPGCIATTGLFREHVPLFRLLFPPFQKYIIKGYVSEEEAGKRLAQVVSDPSLGKSGVYWSWNNNSSSFENQLSKEASDAEKAKKLWEVSEKLVGLA from the exons ATGGCTCTTCAGGCTGCATATTCTCTTCTTCCTTCTACCGTCTCAATCCGCAAAGAG GGTAAGTTCAGTGCTTCTCTAAAGGAGACGACTTTAACTGGTGTTTCATTCTCCAATCATCTTAAAGCCGATAAAATCTCCACCCTCTTAACCTTCaag GAACAGAGAAGACAAAGTCCGCGTTTCTCCACCGTTACTCGCGCACAGACCGTTGCAACTCCTCCGGCTAACGAAGCCTCGCCGGAGCAAAAGAAGACGCAGAGAAAAGGCACCGCAGTGATCACCGGAGCTTCCTCCGGTCTCGGTTTAGCCACGGCCAAGGCTTTAGCAGAGACAGGGGAATGGCACGTGGTCATGGCGTGCAGGAACTTTCTCAAAGCCGAGAAAGCGGCGAAATCCGTGGGGATGTCTAAGGAAGACTACACGGTGATGCATCTCGATCTCGCCTCGCTAGAAAGCGTGAAGCAGTTTGTTGATAGTTTCCGGAGAACAGAACGGCCGCTGGATGTTCTTGTCTGCAACGCAGCGGTTTACCAGCCGACTGCTAAAGAACCTTCTTTCACAGCCGAAGGGTTTGAGATAAGCGTTGGGACTAACCATTTAGGACATTTTCTTCTCTCGAGGTTGCTTCTTGATGACTTGAAGAAATCTGATTATCCATCAAAACGTATGATCATCGTAGGATCTATAACAG GAAACACAAATACTTTGGCTGGGAATGTACCGCCAAAGGCGAACCTTGGAGACCTAAGAGGCTTAGCATCAGGGCTTAACGGGCAAAACAGTTCGATGATAGATGGAGGAGAGTATGATGGAGCCAAAGCATACAAAGACAGCAAAGTGTGCAATATGCTGACAATGCAGGAGCTTCACAGACGTTACCACGAGGAAACTGGTGTCACGTTTGCTTCGCTTTACCCTGGTTGCATCGCTACGACGGGGTTGTTCAGAGAACACGTACCTCTGTTCAGGCTTCTGTTTCCGCCTTTTCAGAAGTATATCATCAAAGGTTACGTATCTGAGGAGGAAGCTGGAAAAAGACTAGCACAG GTTGTGAGTGATCCGAGCCTGGGAAAGTCAGGGGTGTATTGGAGCTGGAATAACAACTCGTCTTCGTTTGAGAATCAGCTTTCGAAAGAAGCAAGTGATGCTGAGAAGGCAAAGAAACTGTGGGAGGTTAGCGAGAAGCTTGTTGGCTTGGCCTGA
- the LOC106401140 gene encoding protochlorophyllide reductase C, chloroplastic isoform X2 gives MALQAAYSLLPSTVSIRKEGKFSASLKETTLTGVSFSNHLKADKISTLLTFKRRQSPRFSTVTRAQTVATPPANEASPEQKKTQRKGTAVITGASSGLGLATAKALAETGEWHVVMACRNFLKAEKAAKSVGMSKEDYTVMHLDLASLESVKQFVDSFRRTERPLDVLVCNAAVYQPTAKEPSFTAEGFEISVGTNHLGHFLLSRLLLDDLKKSDYPSKRMIIVGSITGNTNTLAGNVPPKANLGDLRGLASGLNGQNSSMIDGGEYDGAKAYKDSKVCNMLTMQELHRRYHEETGVTFASLYPGCIATTGLFREHVPLFRLLFPPFQKYIIKGYVSEEEAGKRLAQVVSDPSLGKSGVYWSWNNNSSSFENQLSKEASDAEKAKKLWEVSEKLVGLA, from the exons ATGGCTCTTCAGGCTGCATATTCTCTTCTTCCTTCTACCGTCTCAATCCGCAAAGAG GGTAAGTTCAGTGCTTCTCTAAAGGAGACGACTTTAACTGGTGTTTCATTCTCCAATCATCTTAAAGCCGATAAAATCTCCACCCTCTTAACCTTCaag AGAAGACAAAGTCCGCGTTTCTCCACCGTTACTCGCGCACAGACCGTTGCAACTCCTCCGGCTAACGAAGCCTCGCCGGAGCAAAAGAAGACGCAGAGAAAAGGCACCGCAGTGATCACCGGAGCTTCCTCCGGTCTCGGTTTAGCCACGGCCAAGGCTTTAGCAGAGACAGGGGAATGGCACGTGGTCATGGCGTGCAGGAACTTTCTCAAAGCCGAGAAAGCGGCGAAATCCGTGGGGATGTCTAAGGAAGACTACACGGTGATGCATCTCGATCTCGCCTCGCTAGAAAGCGTGAAGCAGTTTGTTGATAGTTTCCGGAGAACAGAACGGCCGCTGGATGTTCTTGTCTGCAACGCAGCGGTTTACCAGCCGACTGCTAAAGAACCTTCTTTCACAGCCGAAGGGTTTGAGATAAGCGTTGGGACTAACCATTTAGGACATTTTCTTCTCTCGAGGTTGCTTCTTGATGACTTGAAGAAATCTGATTATCCATCAAAACGTATGATCATCGTAGGATCTATAACAG GAAACACAAATACTTTGGCTGGGAATGTACCGCCAAAGGCGAACCTTGGAGACCTAAGAGGCTTAGCATCAGGGCTTAACGGGCAAAACAGTTCGATGATAGATGGAGGAGAGTATGATGGAGCCAAAGCATACAAAGACAGCAAAGTGTGCAATATGCTGACAATGCAGGAGCTTCACAGACGTTACCACGAGGAAACTGGTGTCACGTTTGCTTCGCTTTACCCTGGTTGCATCGCTACGACGGGGTTGTTCAGAGAACACGTACCTCTGTTCAGGCTTCTGTTTCCGCCTTTTCAGAAGTATATCATCAAAGGTTACGTATCTGAGGAGGAAGCTGGAAAAAGACTAGCACAG GTTGTGAGTGATCCGAGCCTGGGAAAGTCAGGGGTGTATTGGAGCTGGAATAACAACTCGTCTTCGTTTGAGAATCAGCTTTCGAAAGAAGCAAGTGATGCTGAGAAGGCAAAGAAACTGTGGGAGGTTAGCGAGAAGCTTGTTGGCTTGGCCTGA
- the LOC106423017 gene encoding MATH domain and coiled-coil domain-containing protein At2g42465-like, with the protein MEKALSLEIDDFSKKNNVVKSDNFSSGGCEWLVKVYPKGYRCSDHLSLFLHVVNPKSLRRGWKRRAIYCFVLSNQSGQVLYRSPNESKCHLFCAEVPNWGCQKTLPLTELGFLEKNKVTVEVYIKVVELVHQGKSTENDIIDFNGFQIIASQAFSVANIVSQDPYFVVDFKPENQWFQTKYMYLLGLVETLSKSPQSLSATELSNAQRDLTALTEAGFKLDWLNSKLEEVSLEWKKASHSDGSSVQQLKEQVKNVELSLLDLIVELENVKIKSAAAAKVSSFQFIDFLIKKFFLSCFSFSKS; encoded by the exons ATGGAGAAGGCATTGAGTTTGGAGATAGATGACTTTTCGAAGAAGAACAATGTGGTAAAGTCCGATAATTTCTCAAGTGGTGGCTGCGAATG gTTGGTTAAGGTGTATCCCAAGGGATACCGTTGCTCTGATCACTTGTCTCTGTTCCTACACGTTGTGAATCCTAAATCATTGAGACGTGGATGGAAAAGGAGAGCTATTTATTGCTTCGTTTTATCGAATCAATCCGGCCAAGTTCTATACAGATCACCAA ATGAAAGCAAGTGCCATTTGTTCTGCGCTGAGGTCCCAAACTGGGGTTGCCAGAAGACGTTGCCTCTTACCGAGCTAGGGTTCCTGGAAAAGAACAAAGTAACCGTTGAAGTCTACATCAAAGTAGTTGAACTTGTTCATCAAGGAAAATCAACCGAGAAtgatattatagattttaatgGTTTCCAAATCATTGCTTCTCAA GCTTTTTCAGTGGCCAATATTGTCTCACAGGACCCATACTTTGTAGTAGATTTCAAACCGGAGAACCAATGGTTCCAAACAAAGTATATGTATCTCCTTGGCCTCGTCGAGACACTGAGCAAGTCTCCACAGAGCTTGTCTGCGACTGAACTAAGCAATGCTCAAAGAGATTTGACTGCACTGACTGAAGCAGGCTTCAAGCTCGACTGGTTAAATTCAAAGCTTGAGGAGGTTTCCTTGGAGTGGAAGAAAGCATCACATTCTGATGGATCTTCTGTCCAACAACTCAAGGAACAGGTCAAGAATGTGGAATTGTCTTTGTTGGATCTCATAGTTGAACTGGAGAATGTGAAGATTAAATCTGCTGCTGCTGCCAAAGTTTCTTCGTTTCAGTTTATagattttcttattaaaaaattcTTTCTCTCTTGCTTCTCATTCTCAAAATCCTAG
- the LOC106400331 gene encoding CASP-like protein 1C2, whose translation MVKVTQRLGGLVLRFAAFCAALGAVIAMVTSRERSSFFVLSLVAKYSDLAAFKYFVIANAIVSVYSFLVLFLPKESLLWKFVVVLDLMVTMLLTSSLSAAVAVAQVGKRGNANAGWLPICGQVPRFCDQITGALIAGLVALILYVFLLIFSIHSVVDPFLLRKS comes from the exons ATGGTGAAGGTAACACAGAGATTAGGCGGGTTGGTACTAAGATTTGCGGCATTTTGCGCTGCATTAGGAGCTGTTATCGCAATGGTCACAAGCCGCGAAAGATCTTCCTTCTTTGTCCTGTCCCTAGTGGCAAAGTATAGCGATCTGGCAGCGTTTAA GTACTTCGTGATCGCAAACGCGATTGTTAGCGTTTATAGCTTTCTCGTTTTATTTCTTCCGAAGGAGAGTTTGCTCTGGAAGTTCGTAGTTGTCTTGGACTTG ATGGTGACGATGTTGTTGACGTCAAGCTTATCAGCGGCGGTGGCGGTAGCACAAGTGGGGAAGAGAGGAAACGCAAACGCAGGATGGTTACCAATTTGCGGCCAAGTGCCAAGATTCTGCGATCAGATAACCGGAGCTCTAATCGCTGGTTTAGTCGCACTGATTCTCTACGTGTTCTTGCTCATCTTCTCTATCCACTCCGTTGTCGACCCGTTTCTTCTCCGAAAATCTTGA